A window of the Haloarcula litorea genome harbors these coding sequences:
- a CDS encoding class I SAM-dependent methyltransferase, with translation MPPARTGKLRAGLALARRPVDRLVDLGGGPGRASRRLGVPETIVLDAAPGMLARARKHELAAVAGDAARLPLATDSVDAVLVVDALHHIRDLDGILREVERVLRPGGVLVVRDFDPGTVRGRALAAGEHLVGFDSRFLGPWALVRAVNEAGLDGRVVESGFGYTVAGVAGSGTGK, from the coding sequence ATGCCGCCGGCGCGGACGGGCAAGCTCCGTGCCGGGCTGGCCCTCGCCCGGCGACCCGTCGACCGCCTCGTCGACCTGGGCGGCGGACCGGGCCGTGCCAGCCGACGGCTGGGGGTCCCGGAGACGATCGTCCTCGACGCGGCCCCCGGGATGCTCGCTCGGGCGCGGAAACACGAACTGGCAGCGGTCGCAGGCGACGCCGCCCGGCTGCCGCTCGCGACCGACAGCGTCGACGCGGTGCTGGTCGTCGACGCGCTCCACCACATACGGGACCTCGACGGGATACTGCGGGAGGTCGAGCGGGTCCTGCGCCCCGGTGGCGTGCTGGTGGTCCGGGACTTCGACCCCGGGACCGTTCGCGGTCGTGCGCTCGCCGCCGGCGAACACCTCGTCGGGTTCGACTCGCGGTTCCTCGGGCCGTGGGCGCTGGTCCGGGCGGTGAACGAGGCGGGGCTCGACGGACGGGTGGTGGAGTCGGGCTTCGGTTACACCGTCGCCGGCGTCGCCGGAAGCGGGACAGGGAAGTGA
- a CDS encoding DUF3054 domain-containing protein, with protein sequence MSVSAIGRERVELSTRSAVLAAGDLVAILLFVGAGELQHGYNPVVDTGRYAGTLAPFLVGWVLAATLVGAYRADVLSNPFRLVGLTVGGWVVAVVIAQALRATALFHGGAALTFALVSIGVGGVLLTLWRVVALLLLR encoded by the coding sequence ATGAGCGTCTCCGCTATCGGTCGGGAGCGCGTCGAACTGTCGACGAGGAGCGCCGTCCTGGCGGCGGGTGATCTGGTCGCGATCCTGCTGTTCGTCGGTGCCGGCGAACTCCAGCACGGGTACAACCCGGTCGTGGACACCGGTCGCTACGCCGGGACGTTGGCACCGTTTCTCGTCGGGTGGGTGCTGGCCGCCACTCTCGTCGGTGCCTACCGCGCGGACGTCCTCTCGAACCCGTTCCGGCTCGTCGGACTGACGGTCGGCGGGTGGGTAGTCGCGGTCGTCATCGCCCAGGCGCTGCGTGCGACGGCGCTGTTCCACGGGGGCGCGGCGCTCACCTTCGCGTTAGTCTCCATCGGCGTCGGCGGGGTCCTACTGACGCTGTGGCGCGTCGTCGCGCTGCTGCTCTTGCGGTGA
- a CDS encoding DUF7331 family protein produces MSTNATDDAATDESAERYAELNIGDEEFVIYDRENHQAWIQSTVSLDVDELR; encoded by the coding sequence ATGAGCACGAACGCCACGGACGACGCCGCGACGGACGAATCGGCAGAGCGCTACGCCGAGCTGAACATCGGTGACGAGGAGTTCGTCATCTACGACCGCGAGAACCACCAGGCGTGGATCCAGTCGACAGTCTCCCTCGACGTAGACGAGCTCCGATAA
- a CDS encoding ornithine cyclodeaminase family protein, whose translation MSTDATALFLTSDEITALADHDDYIAPVRDGYRQRGEGAPAEPRTTLFSEAPAGMLTGYLAILPETGAMGGYTYAAGFEGRDAHFMLPLFDADSGEPLALLDGASLNPLKTGAAGAVGVDALAREDVEDLAVIGSGTQARGQVRATAAVRDFERVEVYSPTQDHRESFAAEMNEALDATVAAVASSAAAVEGADVVVTATNASEPVFDGDLLEPGTHVTAMGQYHPAKRELDPTTIARSKYVPDLRDRATTDAGSFIHALEEGVVDEDHVHAELGEVVAATAPGRENDDDITVFDSGGTAIETVAAGHMLYERATEEGVGEEIPFAPASRAMD comes from the coding sequence ATGTCGACCGACGCGACCGCGCTGTTCCTCACGAGCGACGAGATCACAGCACTGGCCGACCACGACGACTACATCGCGCCGGTCAGGGACGGCTACCGCCAGCGCGGCGAAGGAGCGCCCGCGGAGCCACGGACGACGCTGTTCAGCGAAGCGCCCGCGGGGATGCTCACGGGCTATCTCGCCATCCTCCCGGAGACGGGGGCGATGGGCGGATACACCTACGCGGCCGGCTTCGAGGGCCGGGACGCACACTTTATGCTACCGCTGTTCGACGCCGACTCCGGCGAGCCGCTGGCGCTGCTGGACGGCGCGAGCCTGAACCCGCTGAAGACGGGCGCTGCGGGCGCGGTCGGCGTCGACGCGCTCGCTCGCGAGGACGTCGAGGACCTCGCCGTCATCGGCAGCGGCACGCAGGCCCGCGGGCAGGTGCGGGCGACCGCGGCCGTGCGGGACTTCGAGCGCGTCGAGGTGTACTCGCCGACCCAGGACCACCGGGAGTCGTTCGCCGCCGAGATGAACGAGGCGCTGGACGCCACCGTCGCCGCCGTCGCCTCCTCGGCCGCGGCCGTCGAGGGGGCCGACGTGGTGGTGACCGCGACGAACGCGAGCGAACCGGTGTTCGACGGCGACCTGCTCGAACCCGGGACACACGTCACCGCGATGGGCCAGTACCACCCGGCGAAACGGGAGCTCGACCCGACCACGATCGCGCGGTCGAAGTACGTTCCGGACCTCCGCGACCGGGCGACGACCGACGCCGGGTCGTTCATCCACGCGCTTGAGGAGGGCGTCGTCGACGAGGACCACGTCCACGCCGAACTCGGCGAGGTGGTCGCCGCGACGGCCCCCGGCCGCGAGAACGACGACGACATCACGGTCTTCGACTCCGGCGGCACGGCCATCGAGACGGTCGCCGCCGGCCATATGCTGTACGAGCGAGCCACCGAGGAGGGCGTCGGCGAGGAGATCCCGTTCGCACCCGCCAGTCGCGCGATGGACTAG
- a CDS encoding presenilin family intramembrane aspartyl protease PSH, giving the protein MDQRWRVAAGCGLVAVIFLVVQLGALALVQPFKAAGYQAVEDPSDPTNSVVYVLGILVATAVMLLAFKYDADQLIRGLIVLSGSWLALYVFQVVVPPLVTVQGINIVAVGLAVALGVGLLVHPEWYVVDAAGAVMGAAGAGLFGISFGLLPALVLLTVLAVYDAISVYGTEHMLTLASGVMDLKVPVVLVIPLSLSYSFLDDGGAGEAAADGGGPATDEGDRATDADGGDGDEQADATDSTPLERDALFIGLGDAVIPTVLVASAAFFAPESVATVLGTPLPAVTAMVGTFAGLAALLWMVLKGRAHAGLPLLNGGTIAGYLVGSLAAGIALVDALGLGPYL; this is encoded by the coding sequence ATGGACCAACGATGGCGCGTCGCCGCGGGCTGTGGGCTCGTCGCGGTCATCTTCCTCGTCGTCCAGCTCGGCGCACTCGCGCTCGTCCAGCCGTTCAAGGCCGCCGGCTACCAGGCGGTCGAGGACCCTTCAGACCCGACCAACAGCGTCGTCTACGTCCTGGGCATTCTGGTCGCGACGGCGGTGATGCTGCTGGCGTTCAAGTACGACGCCGACCAGCTCATCAGGGGACTGATCGTCCTCTCCGGGTCGTGGCTCGCCCTGTACGTCTTCCAGGTGGTCGTTCCGCCGCTGGTGACCGTACAGGGGATCAACATCGTCGCGGTCGGACTGGCGGTCGCGCTCGGCGTGGGCCTGCTCGTCCACCCCGAGTGGTACGTCGTCGACGCCGCGGGGGCGGTGATGGGTGCCGCCGGCGCGGGGCTGTTCGGGATCAGCTTCGGTCTGCTCCCGGCGCTGGTGCTGCTGACGGTGCTGGCCGTCTACGACGCCATCAGCGTCTACGGGACCGAACACATGCTGACGCTGGCCTCCGGCGTGATGGATCTGAAGGTGCCCGTCGTCCTCGTGATCCCGCTCTCGCTGTCGTACTCGTTCCTCGACGACGGCGGGGCCGGGGAGGCGGCGGCCGACGGCGGCGGGCCAGCGACGGACGAGGGCGACCGGGCCACGGACGCCGACGGCGGGGACGGCGACGAACAAGCGGACGCCACCGACTCCACTCCCCTGGAGCGGGACGCGCTGTTCATCGGCCTCGGCGACGCGGTCATCCCGACCGTGCTGGTCGCCAGCGCGGCCTTCTTCGCGCCCGAGAGCGTGGCGACGGTGCTCGGGACGCCGCTGCCCGCCGTGACGGCGATGGTCGGGACGTTCGCCGGCCTCGCGGCGCTCCTCTGGATGGTGCTGAAGGGGCGCGCACACGCGGGCCTGCCGCTGCTGAACGGCGGCACCATCGCCGGCTATCTCGTCGGGTCGCTGGCGGCCGGGATCGCTCTGGTCGACGCGCTCGGGCTCGGGCCGTACCTCTAG
- a CDS encoding H/ACA ribonucleoprotein complex subunit GAR1, giving the protein MRRVGDVVRVAQGLAVVRSPDDAHPATGADVVDEQLSTVGSVVDVFGPVERPYVAVSPVDGVHLPGLVGATLYER; this is encoded by the coding sequence ATGAGACGCGTCGGGGACGTGGTGCGGGTCGCACAGGGGCTGGCGGTCGTCCGGTCGCCCGACGACGCCCACCCCGCGACGGGTGCGGACGTCGTCGACGAGCAGCTGTCGACCGTCGGCTCGGTGGTCGACGTGTTCGGCCCGGTGGAACGTCCCTACGTCGCGGTCTCCCCGGTCGACGGGGTCCACCTCCCGGGCCTCGTCGGCGCGACGCTGTACGAGCGCTGA
- the srp19 gene encoding signal recognition particle subunit SRP19 — protein sequence MVENVIWPAAVDAERSRSEGRRVPLDLAIEEPTVDEIAKAVQQVGYDAVIERDKTYPREYEPRGRVLVKNADDATKTDLLGAVAAYLQALRE from the coding sequence ATGGTCGAGAACGTCATCTGGCCGGCTGCCGTCGACGCCGAGCGGTCGCGAAGCGAGGGGCGGCGAGTGCCGCTTGACCTCGCCATCGAGGAGCCGACGGTCGACGAGATCGCGAAGGCGGTCCAGCAGGTGGGGTACGACGCGGTCATCGAGCGGGACAAGACCTATCCCCGCGAGTACGAGCCCCGCGGTCGCGTCCTCGTGAAGAACGCCGACGACGCGACGAAGACCGACCTGCTGGGTGCCGTCGCCGCCTACCTCCAGGCGCTCCGAGAATGA
- a CDS encoding MaoC/PaaZ C-terminal domain-containing protein produces MEYFEDVAVGDTDSFGAYEVTADEITTFAGQYDPQPFHTDEAAASASMFGGLVASGWHTAAMTMRLLVDHQLSDSGAMGALGVDSLRWPAPVRPGDVLSVRTEVVETEPWDEDRGRVATEITTTTEADETVLSMVGQVLWQRR; encoded by the coding sequence ATGGAGTACTTCGAGGACGTCGCCGTCGGCGACACGGACTCGTTCGGCGCGTACGAGGTCACCGCCGACGAGATAACGACCTTCGCCGGGCAGTACGATCCACAGCCGTTCCACACGGACGAGGCGGCCGCGTCGGCGTCGATGTTCGGCGGCCTCGTCGCCAGCGGGTGGCACACCGCCGCGATGACGATGCGGCTGCTCGTGGACCACCAGCTCTCGGACTCCGGTGCGATGGGCGCGCTCGGCGTCGACTCGCTCCGGTGGCCGGCCCCGGTCCGACCGGGCGACGTGCTCTCGGTCCGGACGGAGGTCGTCGAGACCGAGCCCTGGGACGAGGACCGGGGCCGCGTGGCGACGGAGATCACCACGACGACCGAGGCCGACGAGACGGTGCTGTCGATGGTCGGACAGGTGCTGTGGCAGCGTCGGTGA
- the coxB gene encoding cytochrome c oxidase subunit II produces MTRRRAGLVALFGAALLALAVEPATAQPSASTTVEQIWDLNLNLLYVAIPITILVEGILIYTVWRFRNQDEPKPTKENRRLEITWTVATAIILLFVGVASYQVMASPYVTAEAADQAELQGDDTEHIEVQAYRYGWSFYYNGTSFQNDAQVSSTTTLRLPANQDVVLRVTSRDWLHAFHVPALGLKSDAFPGQYNRLQTRATETGTYQLYCAEYCGSGHSQMLGEVVVMPQDEYEQWRSEQQNASAS; encoded by the coding sequence ATGACACGGAGACGCGCCGGGCTCGTGGCGCTGTTCGGGGCCGCGCTCCTCGCGCTGGCCGTCGAACCGGCCACAGCACAGCCGTCGGCCTCGACGACGGTCGAGCAGATCTGGGACCTGAACCTGAACCTCCTGTACGTCGCGATCCCCATCACCATCCTGGTCGAGGGGATCCTGATCTACACGGTGTGGCGGTTCCGCAACCAGGACGAACCGAAGCCGACGAAGGAGAACCGTCGGCTGGAGATCACCTGGACCGTCGCGACGGCGATCATCCTCCTGTTCGTCGGCGTCGCCTCCTACCAGGTGATGGCGAGCCCGTACGTCACCGCCGAGGCCGCCGACCAGGCGGAGCTGCAGGGCGACGACACCGAACACATCGAGGTGCAGGCCTACCGGTACGGCTGGTCGTTCTACTACAACGGGACGAGCTTCCAGAACGACGCCCAGGTGAGTTCGACGACGACACTGCGGCTTCCGGCCAATCAGGACGTAGTGTTGCGGGTCACCTCGCGTGACTGGCTCCACGCCTTCCACGTCCCCGCCCTCGGCCTGAAGAGCGACGCCTTCCCGGGGCAGTACAACCGGCTCCAGACACGGGCGACGGAGACGGGGACCTACCAGCTGTACTGTGCGGAGTACTGCGGTTCCGGCCACTCGCAGATGCTCGGTGAGGTCGTCGTGATGCCACAGGACGAGTACGAACAGTGGCGATCCGAGCAGCAGAACGCGTCCGCGAGCTGA
- a CDS encoding heme o synthase has translation MASSRTFTGLLAATAVGVYLLVIAGATASITDAVAACTTWPLCEGPVTLADLDLQIARAHRLVAAVVGVLALATVGLSVRVAERRRVTAALAAGVALYPAQIALGAFVATTGGAGHLPAAHLAAGMAIFGAFVVALAWHLEHETGSTDETVVSDPSPAPMPDDGADDAPTPSLSTRERAVATAFAYFRLTKPRLMWLLCLVAAAGMALKAGPSLTVRTILLTMGGGVLAIGASGTFNHVLERDIDKRMDRTSDRPIATHEIPVRNAVAFGLTLAVAALALFWQVNLLAALLGLTAILFYSVVYTLLLKPNTVQNTVIGGAAGALPALIGWAAVEGTIDLPGLVLAAVIFLWTPAHFYNLALAYRDDYEAGGFPMMPVVRGETETRKHIVYYLGATLVAAVALAALTSLGWLYALTSTALGAVFLWAVVRLHREQTEAAAFRAFHASNAYLGLLLVAIVVDALAL, from the coding sequence ATGGCATCGAGTCGGACGTTCACCGGGCTGCTGGCGGCCACCGCCGTCGGCGTCTACCTGCTCGTCATCGCCGGGGCCACGGCGTCGATCACGGACGCCGTCGCGGCCTGCACGACGTGGCCCCTCTGTGAAGGGCCGGTGACGCTCGCCGACCTCGACCTGCAGATCGCTCGCGCACACCGGCTCGTCGCCGCCGTCGTCGGCGTCCTCGCGCTCGCGACCGTCGGCCTGTCGGTGCGCGTCGCGGAGCGTCGCCGCGTCACGGCCGCCCTCGCCGCCGGCGTCGCGCTGTACCCGGCCCAGATCGCGCTCGGCGCGTTCGTCGCCACGACGGGCGGTGCGGGCCACCTGCCCGCGGCCCACCTCGCCGCCGGGATGGCCATCTTCGGGGCGTTCGTCGTCGCGCTGGCGTGGCACCTCGAACACGAGACCGGGAGCACCGACGAGACCGTCGTCAGCGACCCGTCGCCGGCCCCGATGCCCGACGACGGGGCCGACGACGCCCCGACCCCCTCGCTGTCGACCCGCGAGCGGGCGGTCGCGACGGCCTTCGCGTACTTCCGGCTGACGAAGCCGCGGCTGATGTGGCTGCTGTGTCTCGTCGCCGCCGCGGGGATGGCGCTGAAGGCCGGCCCGTCGCTGACCGTCCGGACGATCCTCCTGACGATGGGCGGGGGCGTCCTCGCCATCGGCGCGTCGGGGACGTTCAACCACGTCCTCGAACGGGACATCGACAAGCGGATGGACCGGACCTCGGACAGGCCGATCGCCACCCACGAGATCCCCGTCCGCAACGCCGTCGCGTTCGGCCTGACGCTGGCAGTCGCCGCGCTGGCGCTGTTCTGGCAGGTGAACCTGCTGGCCGCGCTGCTGGGCCTGACGGCGATCCTGTTCTACAGCGTCGTCTACACGCTCCTGCTGAAGCCCAACACCGTCCAGAACACGGTCATCGGCGGGGCGGCCGGCGCGCTACCGGCGCTCATCGGCTGGGCGGCCGTCGAGGGGACCATCGACCTCCCCGGGCTGGTGCTGGCGGCGGTCATCTTCCTGTGGACGCCCGCGCACTTCTACAACCTCGCGCTGGCCTACCGCGACGACTACGAGGCCGGCGGCTTCCCGATGATGCCCGTGGTCCGCGGCGAGACCGAGACCCGCAAGCACATCGTCTACTACCTCGGGGCGACGCTGGTGGCCGCGGTGGCGCTGGCGGCGCTGACCTCGCTGGGCTGGCTGTACGCGCTCACGTCGACGGCGCTGGGGGCGGTGTTCCTCTGGGCCGTCGTGCGGCTCCACCGCGAACAGACCGAGGCCGCCGCGTTCCGCGCGTTCCACGCCTCGAACGCCTACCTCGGCCTCCTGCTGGTGGCCATCGTCGTCGACGCCCTCGCACTATGA
- a CDS encoding DUF7546 family protein, translating to MSTTTAGLAERLPDSESLARWGIVLNTEALLVLLYVLLADGPTTDPLVLAFPFVWLNVAALVFLTVRTPRASSRRRYAALAVAVGYALVLAYVGGVVGTGGQGTGFRWLLVAPPGFSPGLIYSGATVAAVFLPWKVAGYLSLAYLVYVTVLDASGGLAGGVVGLFSCVSCVLPIVASVVGGVLGAGGALYEVAMAQSYGTSTVVYVVSVGLLYAAHRADATLVSRLRN from the coding sequence ATGAGCACCACGACCGCGGGACTCGCCGAGCGCCTGCCCGACAGCGAGTCACTGGCTCGCTGGGGGATCGTCCTCAACACGGAGGCGCTGCTGGTCCTGCTCTACGTGTTGCTCGCGGACGGGCCGACGACCGACCCCCTCGTGCTGGCGTTCCCGTTCGTCTGGCTCAACGTCGCGGCGCTCGTGTTCCTGACCGTCCGGACGCCACGGGCCTCGTCGCGTCGCCGGTACGCCGCGCTCGCGGTCGCCGTCGGCTACGCGCTCGTGCTCGCCTACGTCGGGGGCGTCGTCGGGACCGGCGGCCAGGGGACGGGGTTCCGGTGGCTCCTCGTCGCGCCGCCGGGGTTCTCGCCGGGACTCATCTACAGCGGCGCGACGGTGGCGGCCGTCTTCCTGCCCTGGAAGGTCGCCGGCTACCTCTCGCTCGCCTACCTGGTCTACGTCACGGTGCTGGACGCGAGTGGTGGGCTGGCCGGCGGCGTCGTCGGGCTGTTCTCCTGCGTGAGCTGTGTCCTCCCCATCGTCGCCTCCGTCGTCGGCGGCGTCCTCGGTGCCGGCGGCGCGCTCTACGAGGTGGCGATGGCACAGTCCTACGGCACGTCGACCGTGGTCTACGTGGTGTCCGTGGGGTTGCTGTACGCGGCCCACCGGGCGGACGCGACGCTGGTGAGCCGCCTCCGGAACTGA
- a CDS encoding Rdx family protein translates to MSEVSIEYCVPCGFRERALDVERAVLNALEGDLDRVSLVMGDHGVFRVSLDGETVYDKDEDDYDVDDIVRAIRDRL, encoded by the coding sequence ATGAGCGAGGTCAGCATCGAGTACTGCGTGCCGTGTGGGTTCCGCGAGCGAGCGCTCGACGTCGAACGGGCCGTCCTCAACGCCCTGGAGGGGGACCTCGACCGGGTCAGCCTGGTGATGGGCGACCACGGCGTGTTCCGGGTGTCGCTCGACGGCGAGACGGTCTACGACAAGGACGAGGACGACTACGACGTCGACGACATCGTCCGGGCGATCCGGGACCGCCTGTAA